The Brevibacillus choshinensis genome includes the window TCTCGGTCGAAGGCATGGTCTCGTTCGTATTGCCGTCAGCATCGGAGAAGTAATCGGTATAGCTGATCGTTTCCGGCTCGACAATTACCTTGTAAACGCCTTTGCCCCAAGATTCCATGCCGAAGAATTGACCTTGGTTCTGATCGACGCACTTCATGCAGTAGTGCCAAACGCCGCCCGGTCGGAAATCGACGTTGCAAACCGGAACCTCCCAGCCTCTCGGTCCCCACCAACGCTTGAGATGCTCAGGCTCTTTAAACATCTTGAACACGAGATCGCGTGGTGCATCGAAAACGCGCTCCAGCACCAGTACGCGATCGTTCTCTATCCTCGAAACCATTGCGTTGTTTGACATTGTAATTCCTCCTCATCGTTTTGAATGATCTTATGATTCTTCCTTGTTTTGCAGCTCCCGCAAGTAGTCTTCCAGATTATCAAATCTGTCTTCCATGACACGCCGGAAGGAGCTGACCCAAGAATCCAGTGCTTGGAAAGGCTCGGGCCGTAGCTTGTAGATCCGGCGGTTTGCTTCGGCCTTTACTTCTAAAATCCCATTGTCGCTAAGTACCTTCAAATGCTTCGAGGCTTGGGGCTGGCGAAGCCCTAGCCGGTCGGCGATTTCCCCCACACTCAGGGGACCGTCGCGCAAGAGTTCGACGATATTCATACGATTCGGTTCGGCTAATGCGCTAAGCATCGTCATGTACATGCCCGGATTTTTCCCTGACATGTCACTCACCTCGTTAAGTGATGGTCTCTCGGTATCATCTCATCTCCTTCATCACAAAGGTCATCTTCTTATTGATTTGAATATACGCTAAAAGGAATATTCCTGTCAAGGTATATTTATGAGGCCGTTATTCCCATGTGGGGTGAGTGAAATCAGACCCGCAAGGGCCAGTTTCGTACT containing:
- a CDS encoding ArsR/SmtB family transcription factor yields the protein MSGKNPGMYMTMLSALAEPNRMNIVELLRDGPLSVGEIADRLGLRQPQASKHLKVLSDNGILEVKAEANRRIYKLRPEPFQALDSWVSSFRRVMEDRFDNLEDYLRELQNKEES
- a CDS encoding SRPBCC domain-containing protein, whose product is MSNNAMVSRIENDRVLVLERVFDAPRDLVFKMFKEPEHLKRWWGPRGWEVPVCNVDFRPGGVWHYCMKCVDQNQGQFFGMESWGKGVYKVIVEPETISYTDYFSDADGNTNETMPSTEITLEFIDLDGKTKLVNRAEYVSAEALKTVMDMGMLQGITETWDRLEERLNEVK